A single window of [Clostridium] hylemonae DSM 15053 DNA harbors:
- a CDS encoding class II fructose-bisphosphate aldolase, with amino-acid sequence MLVTMKEILDRANEGNYAVPAPVVQTELNARTAIKCAEEMNSPVILLVPLIFDYDVDLFGRYLKALAEASKVPVAVNHDHGSDFESAVACIRAGFSSIMVDRSELPFEENAAQVKELVKVAHAAGVSVEAELGHVGNASNYEADRDAALTEPELAKRFIEETGIDCLAVAIGTAHGAYDKGQIPYLDYDRLEEIKKVTGNFPLVLHGGSGTGDEGLKKAARMGINKVNIGCELFASAIEAIENADTSGSGAYGFANIIEEGYGSRLKHFITILGSEGMAWKADNTVRRKKVEITENTIL; translated from the coding sequence ATGTTAGTGACAATGAAAGAAATTTTAGACAGAGCCAATGAGGGAAATTACGCGGTGCCGGCGCCGGTAGTGCAGACAGAATTAAACGCCCGTACAGCGATCAAGTGTGCGGAAGAGATGAATTCTCCGGTCATTCTGCTTGTCCCGCTCATTTTTGATTATGATGTGGATCTATTCGGAAGATACCTGAAGGCCCTGGCCGAAGCGTCGAAAGTTCCGGTGGCGGTCAATCACGACCACGGTTCGGATTTTGAGTCGGCGGTGGCGTGTATCCGCGCAGGTTTTTCCTCTATTATGGTAGACCGCTCGGAACTTCCTTTTGAAGAGAATGCTGCCCAGGTGAAGGAACTGGTTAAGGTTGCCCATGCGGCAGGCGTCAGTGTGGAAGCGGAGCTTGGTCATGTGGGAAATGCCAGCAATTATGAGGCGGACAGAGATGCGGCTCTGACAGAACCGGAACTTGCAAAACGGTTTATAGAGGAGACCGGGATCGACTGCCTTGCAGTGGCCATCGGTACGGCCCACGGCGCCTATGATAAAGGGCAGATTCCATATCTTGACTACGACAGGCTCGAGGAGATAAAAAAGGTGACGGGAAACTTTCCTCTTGTGCTGCACGGTGGTTCAGGGACTGGTGATGAAGGCCTTAAAAAAGCTGCCAGGATGGGAATCAATAAGGTGAACATCGGATGCGAACTTTTTGCGTCTGCCATTGAGGCCATTGAAAATGCAGATACATCCGGAAGCGGCGCTTATGGTTTTGCCAACATTATAGAAGAAGGGTACGGCTCGCGCCTGAAGCATTTCATCACTATACTTGGATCGGAAGGTATGGCGTGGAAGGCGGACAATACAGTCAGGAGAAAGAAAGTAGAGATAACAGAAAACACTATATTATAA